DNA from Nitrospira sp.:
ATCGACTGTTTCGAGGCTTCCCGCTTGGTGGGCCCCGCTGGACGGGTGATCGGGATCGACATGACCGATACGATGCTGGAGATCGCCTGCAGGAATGCTGCGGTGGTGGCTGCAAATCTGGGCTATCCGACATCGAACGTGGAATTTCGCAAAGGCCTGGCCGATGCGATGCCGGTCGACGGCGGGACGATCGATCTCATCATCTCCAATTGCGTGATCAACCTCGCGCCGGACAAGCGGAAAGTGTTTCAGGAAATGTATCGGGTCGCCAAGCCCGGGGGACGGTTCACCATCTCCGACATCGTGTCGGATCAAACCGTCCCACAATACCTCGTCCACGATACGCAGAAATGGGGAGACTGTCTATCCGGCGCTTTGACGCTGACCGACTACATGAACGGCATGGCGGCAGCCGGTTTTCTCGGCATTCACCTCGTCAAGTTTTCACCCTGGCGCGTCATCGACGGTATCCATTTCTTTTCCGTGACATTGACCGGCTACAAACTATCCCAGACGCTCGCCTCCTCATCCATTCGTTACGCCACCCTTCGGGGGCCTTTCAGCCGCGTCGTGGATGAACGAGGGACAACGTACCGGCGTGGCATTCCGAAGCCTATCACACTAGAAGAGGCACTGTTGCTTAGCACTTCTCCCTTCGCCGACCATTTCCTTCTGACCACCGAATCTGTCCACCTCGACAGCGAAGATCCACGCTGGACCGCCATCTTCCCAGCTGATGCTCCTTGCACCTGGCAAGGCCATTATGCGCTGCTGGCCGGACCCTTCGTCGAAGCGGCCGACGACGACGACCATCTCTATCGCCGTGGAGAGCCGCTGGAGATTTGCTCTAAAACAGTGGCCGTCCTAGAAACGGCAGGATACCAACCCCATTTCGTCATTCTGAATCGGGCCGGCGATCGTGTGAGCGGCGAAGCCGTGACCTGTTCGCCGGACGAAGGCTGCTGCTAGATGAAATCCGTGTCGAGAGGCGAAATTCTGAACCCGCGCCAATGCGCGACGGTTCTGAAGGCGTTGGCAGATGAGACCAGACTGCGCATCCTCGAGTCGCTCCTGGTCGAAGAGAAATGCGTCATGGACCTCGTGCGGGAGTTGGGCTGTTCACAGCCGCATGTCTCGCACCACCTGCGCATTCTGCGGGATTGCGGCGTGGTGGAAGGCATACGAGAAGGGAAGCAGGTCTGCTATCGGATCGCCCCGATCGTGCAGCGGGCGCTGGCCAACCGTGAAGGGAAAGCCTTGAATTTCGGCTGCTGCGAACTGCGTTTTCCCGAATCTGTTCTGACCACAATGAAATCTCGCACGCTAAGTGTTCATTCCTGATGGACATCCGACGTTGATGCGAGTGTAAATATGCCGCTGACCCTGCTTGGACGAGACAATCCGCTTGCCTCCTCGTCCGAACAACTCAAGTTGTTGGAACAATCGGGCACCCGTCTCCCCTTTGAAGCACAGCTGAATCAGGCCGGCTTATATCCGCTACGTGCCACTGGGATCACCGTCTTCCAGATCAATGTCGGGAAACTCTGTAACCAGACTTGCCGCCACTGTCACGTGGATGCCGGACCGGATCGTCTCGAGACCATGTCCTTGGAAACGGCTGAACAATGTATTCACGCTCTGGCGAAAACCGATATTCCGACGATGGACATCACAGGAGGCGCGCCGGAACTGAACCCTCACTTCCGTTGGCTGGTCGAACAGGCTCAGAAACTCGATCGACACGTGATGGATCGCTGTAACCTATCTGTGTTGCTGCTTCCTTCGCAGGCGGACCTGGCGGAATTCCTGGCCAGTCACCGAGTCGAGATTATCGCGTCGCTTCCGTCTTACCGGGCCAGCCAGACCGATGCGCAGCGAGGCAATGGCGTCTTTGAGAAATCGATCGAAGCACTCCGTCTCTTAAATCGTTTCGGCTATGGACGACCGGACAGCGGGCTCTCGCTGAACCTGGTCTACAACCCTGTAGGAGCGTTTTTGCCTCCACGACAAGAAGCCATCGAGGCACAGTTCAAGAGAGAACTGCGCACCCACTACGATATCGAGTTTAACCGGCTGTATACGATCACCAATATGCCGATCAGCCGGTTCCTAGAATTTCTCATTGAGAGCGGCAACTATGAACAGTACATGACGCGCCTGGCCAACGCATTCAATCCTGCCGCCGCCACCGGCGTCATGTGCCGCTATACCCTGTCCGTCGGATGGGACGGCCGCCTGTATGACTGCGACTTCAACCAGATGCTGGAACTCCCCGTCGAGCATGGAGCGCCGTCACATATCCGAGACTTTGATCCAGCACAGCTCCATCATCGCCGGATCGTGACACGCAACCATTGCTATGGCTGCACAGCAGGCTCCGGGTCTTCTTGTGGTGGGTCAGTTACTTGAATAATTATCCATGACTAAGATATGTAGATATCTCAATGTATAGATCTATGTGTTTATTTCTGCAGAAAATGCCCGCCTCGCTTGCTGCGGGATTGATTTTTACCCTCCTTGGGACTCCAGGATCAGCGACCGCCGAAACAACTGCGCCCGATCCACTATCGGGCAAGCTGGTAATTACCGGTGCCAGCACCTTGGCTCCATTGATGGCTGAAATCGGCAAACGATTCGAGAGTCTCTATCCCAAAGTGCGTGTGGATATTCAGACCGGCGGCTCATCCCGCGGGGTCGCGGACGCTCGTCAGGGTCTCGCCGATATCGGCATGGTCTCTCGCGCAATGAAGGATGACGAGAAGGATCTTCATGCGTTTCCGGTGGCACGCGACGGCGTGGGCATCATCCTGCACAAAGAGAACCCTGTTCAGACCCTCACCGACGAGCAAGTTGTCGCAATCTATACGGGCAAGATCACTAGTTGGAAGGAAGTCGGCGGAAAAGACGTCGCCATCACTGTCGTGAACAAAGCAGAGGGGCGATCTACGCTGGAAGTGTTTTTGCACTACTTCAAGATGAAGAATACGGACGTGAAAGCTCATGTGGTCATCGGTGACAACGAACAGGGAGTCAAGACCGTAGCCGGGAATCGACATGCCATCGGATATGTCTCCATCGGCACGGCAGAATACGATGAATCGCAGGGGGTACCGATTAAGCTGCTCTCGGTCGGGGGGGTTGCAGCCTCCACTGAGACGGTGCGGAACGGTACCTTTCCGATCTCTCGGCCACTACACATCGTCACTCGGACTCCACCGACCGGATTGGCTAAGGCCTTTATCGAGTATGCACAGTCCAAAGCCGTGCATGACATTATCAAACAGCAATATTTTGTCCCGCTGGTCGGCTGACGAACTCTTGTGCTGGAGCTTGCGCGGTATCGCAACCATCGCCGGCACCATCGTCATGCTCATCGTGGTCTTCCTGATCGCGGAAGCGCTTCCCGTTCTCCATCACGTCGGTCTGCTCCGATTCTTTACAGACCCTTCCTGGCATCCAGCCGAGGGATTGTATAACCTCACCCCGATGTTGTGGGGAACGCTGTTCGCCATGACTGGTTCTGTGTTGATCGCCACACCCTTGGGCATTCTCTCCGCCGTCTTCTGCCATTACTATGCGCCACCTGCTCTTGCCCGGCCCTATCGACGCCTGATCGAGTTGCTCGCAGGCATTCCTTCCGTAGTCTACGGATTCTGGGGGCTCGTGGTGCTGGTCCCGCTGATTGCAGAGATACAACCGCCCGGGCCCAGTCTATTAGCGGGCATCCTGATCCTCACGATCATGATTCTCCCCACCATCGCGTTGGTGGCTGATGCCAGTCTTGTCAATGTGCCTCAACAATATTTACAGGGGGCTGCTGCATTGGGACTCCCGCGCTGGGCGACAATTCGAGGCATTGTGTTTCCGGCGGCAAAATCTGGGTTGTTCACTGGGGTGATCCTGGAAACAGGCCGAGCCATCGGGGAAACGATGGCGATTCTGATGGTCTGTGGGAACGTGGTCCAGATTCCTTCCAGCATCTTCGACCCGATCCGAACGCTGACCGCCAATATCGCCCTGGAAATGGCCTATGCGCTCGGAGACCATCGCGCTGCGTTGTTCGCCAGTGGACTCGTCTTGATGGCCATGATCGTGGCGCTTGTTATAGTCGCCGAATGGATCAGTCGTGGGAGAATGTATGGCTGAGGCTCTGAGCCGACCACAGAATCCGCATGAATGGCTTGCGTTCATTCTCGTCTGGGGAGCGGCAGCGCTCGTGACCGCCGTATTCTGCTGGCTGTTGGGGGACATCGTTTGGCATGGACTGAGCCATGTCTCCTGGACGTTTCTGACAGCCCCCCCAGAAAACGCTGGACGCCGAGGCGGGATCGGCCCTATTCTGGTTTCGACATCCTTGATTCTGGGAGTCTGTCTCGCGGTCTCCCTCCCTATTGGTATCGGCACCGCCGTCCTCCTCGCTGAATTTACATCGGACTACAGCCTGTTCGGACGGATGACTCGCCGCAGCCTTGATATCCTGGCCGGTGTGCCGTCGATCGTTTTGGGCCTATTCGGCAACGCGTTCTTTTGCAAGACGCTGGGGCTCGGCTTCTCGATCCTCTCCGGCGGGCTGACTCTGGCCTGCATGGTATTGCCGATCTTGATCCGCTCAACGGAGGAAGGGTTTCGCGCTGTGCCGACTAGTTACCGCCTATCCGCTGCGGCACTAGGACTGTCTCGCACCACGACCCTCGTTCACCTCTTGCTACCGGCGGCGGTACCAGGTCTCTTGGTTGGTCTGGTCCTTGGAATCGGCCGTGCGATTGCCGAGACGGCTGCGCTCATCTTCACAAGCGGCTATGTGGATCGGATGCCGGAGTCGCTACTCGATTCCGGCCGCGCATTGTCTATACACATCTTCGATCTCTCCATGAATGTGTCCGGCGGAGACGCGAATGCCTATGCCTCAGCGCTGGTCTTGGTTATCTTGTTGCTCGCCATCAACGGCACCTCCTCCTGGCTGGCAACATACGGGCTCCACCGAAAGATCGTCACAGTATGACGCCGGTCGAACCCATCACAGGGCCGCGCCCAAGATATCCGCTCGAAGATCGACCTGCTTCCTGTCAGCCTCAACCCCTCGTTGAGATCGATCGGCTCAGTTTGCACTACGGGGAAAAGCCTGCGTTTCAGGACGTGGCCTTGTCGATCAACAAAGGATGCATTACGTCTCTCGTGGGACCGTCCGGATGCGGAAAGACCAGCTTCCTCACCTGCCTGAACCGACTCTCCGATCTGATCGTTGGGTGTCGTGTCAGGGGACGGATCACGATCGATACCCTCGATGTGTTGGCACCAGACACCGATGTGATCCAGCTTCGACGCCACATCGGCATGATTTTTCAGAAACCGAATCCCTTTCCACTGACAATCCGAAGAAACCTAGAGTTTCCTCTGAGGGAACATGGACTGCGTGATCGAACACAGATTGCAGGGACGATCGAGGCCACCTTACGAGATGTCGGTCTCTGGGACGAGGTCAAGGATCGGCTGGACTCGCCGGCCCTGGCTCTATCCGGAGGCCAACAACAGCGCCTCTGTATCGCCAGGGCCCTGGCCCTTCTGCCGGAAATGTTACTCATGGATGAACCGTGCAGCGCCCTCGATCCTCTCTCCAGCGGCGTGGTCGAAGATTTGATTGTGAGACTGCGTGGCCGCTACACCATATTGATCGTCACTCACAACCTGGCTCAGGCCCGGCGCATCTCGGATTATACTGCCCTTTTCTGGGTCCAAAACGGAGCCGGACGGTTGATTGAGACTGGAACCGCGAAACAGATATTTGAGGAACCCCGTGACCCACTGACCGCTGCATATGTCAGCGGCATGCGAGGATAGTGATGTCATTAGCTACGGTACACAATCGGTGGATCACTGATATTAGTTGTGCACACCTCATTTTCGATAGGCCCCAGTAACGACTCCAATTCCCGATGAATGCACACAGTACACATGGGGGCACCTTTACTCATGTACATCGAGATATCTCTGCGTGTTTATGCGATCTGCTCGTCTATTTCCCGACTCCCGTTCGCCTGTCTTTGCTGGCCCCCCTTGCGTTTTGTCACGAAGAGCAGTATCCAGGAGAAACGCAATGATGGCTCGGCTGATTAACCCGTCTCCTTCCCCTCAATGAATACATCGCACTACCATGGCGTGGACCACCACGTCGGCAATACTCCGCTGATCCTCCTACGTCGCCTTTCTGAGCTGACTGGCTGTGAAATCCTCGGCAAGGCGGAATTCATGAACCCAGGGGGCTCGGTGAAGGATCGCGCGGCGCTCGGGATTATCCAGGATGCCGAGGAGAAAGGGCTTCTCAGGCCAGGTGGCACTATCGTTGAGGGCACAGCAGGGAATACCGGCATCGGGCTCACTGTCATCGGCCATGCGAGGGGTTACCATTCCGTCATTGTGATTCCCGAAACTCAGTCGCGGGGAAAAATCGACCTGCTTCGCACACTCGGCGCGGAAGTGCTTGCCGTGCCGGAGCAGCCCTATTCTCATGCCAACAACTACAATCATGTCGCCCGGCGAATGGCGGAGGACAAGGGATGGTTCTGGGCCAACCAATTCGACAACACCGCCAACCGTCTCGCGCATTACCGTACCACTGGCCCGGAAATCTGGAAACAGACCCATGGAGAAGTGAGCGGTTTTGTATCCGCCGTGGGCACCGGAGGTACACTGGCCGGCACCGCCCTGTATCTCAAGGAGCGCAATCCGAACATCACGGTTGGCTGCGCCGACCCCTACGGCGCGGCGATGTGGTCGTGGTTTACCAACGGCAATACAGATACGAATGATGGCGATTCCTTTGCTGAAGGGATTGGCCAGTCTCGGGTGACCAAGAACCTTGATGGCCTCACGGTGGATCGCACGTGGCGTATTCCCGATCAGGATGGGCTCACCATTCTGTACCAGCTCCTGCGCGAGGAGGGGCTGTTTCTCGGCTTGTCTTCTGGTATCAACATCGCGGGGGCAGTGCGCTTGGCACTCGAGCGCGGACCAGGTCAAACCATCACGACGATCCTGTGCGACTCCGGCGCGAACTATAAGTCAAAACTCTTCAATCTAGAATGGCTTTCGGCTCACGGGCTGAGGGTCGATGTATCTGTCGAGATCCTTCTTGAATCGTGCAGCGAGAGATAGCGAAGCTCAGACTCTCTGGTCTGAATCTTAACCGGAAGGCAAGAGACGAAGGAAGAATTCGGCTCATCTGATAACGAATACAAACCAAGCGAGCGCTACACCTCCTTGTCTGTGGGTTGAACCTTGATCGATTTCGGTTGAATGGTTGCAGAGGTCCGCATTTGCGCTTGGACAACATGACTTAGTGTCGGCACGCTTTGCGTCAGCCACACGTTCCCTCCAATGATGGAGCCCTGCCCGACGGTGACGCGCCCTAAAATCGTGGCCCCCGCGTAGATCACCACGTCGTCTTCCACGATCGGATGGCGAGGTTCCCCCTTGATCAGGCCGCCCTGCTCGCCTTCTGTGAACCGTTTGGCGCCAAGCGTCACGGCTTGATAGAGGCGGACCCGCTTGCCGATGACCGTGGTTTCACCGATAACGACACCGGTCCCGTGATCGATAAAGAAGTGACTGTCGATCTCGGCAGCTGGATGAATATCGATCCCGGTGGATGCATGCGCGATGTCCGAGATCAACCTCGGGATCAACGGCGCCTCCAAGCGATGCAAGACATGGGCGAGACGATAATAGATGATGGCCCTCATGCCCGGATAGCACAGGAGAATCTCTGAATGGCTGGTGGCCGCGGGGTCCCCTCGGTAAGCGGCTTGCAAATCAGTAACGAGCAATGCCCGGATGGTCGGGAGCTGGCTGGCAAATACGCTCGCAATGTGGCCTGCTCGCTCAGCCAGCGAGCGGTCATCTTGTGTGTCGGGATTGGCTGTAAAGGCCAATCCTCTCCGGACTTGATCCTGCAAAAGCGGCAAGGTTTGATCCAATGTGTGCCCGACAAAATAATCGATGTTCGTCTCGTTCAAATCCGCTCGTCCGTAGTGCGTCGGAAACAGCACGGCACACAGGCCTTCCACGATGCCGAGGAGGGCTTTTCGTGATGGTAATTTGTGAATCCGTCCTTGATGCCGGATGTTGCGGGTCAGCTCACGCGAAGCACGTAGCTCCGTGACAATCTGATCAAGGTTCCATGTCGTCCCTGACTTGTCTTGGTGTCGCATCGTGTCATCCATGAAGTTTTAGTGCAGCATACGGTTGAAAGCGAGCCATACCATGCTGGTCTTGGCGGACGCCATTCCGATCTGGCGAATCCCTGAACTCGTCCAGGACTGCCGGACGCCTCATACATAAGCATGCTGATCAGGGGGGCCATTGAGTTTAAAAGAGAGATACAGGCAGAATCTACCACTCTCAGCTATGAACGGACGAATCGAGAGTGCTCCCACTGTTGTAGACCGTCCTGACTGATGATGAACCGCCTCACACAATGGATGAATTGGCTCCATTCATGGTGTGGCTTGCTCTTTGGATGGCTCTTGTTTGCGGTGTTTCTTACCGGGACGCTGACGGTCTTCGACACCGAGATCACGGCGTGGATGCAGCCGGAGTTACACGAGATCACATCGGATACGGGACAGTATGGTGAATCTGCGTATGGGCTGGCGCAACTGAACTTGCCGCTTGCACGCGACGATCGAGGTTCTATCGACAGCTCCCTTCTCCTAGTCAAGTTACAAGAGAAGCGGACCTTCTCCGGACAAACGATTGATCCGGCCACCGGCCGCTTGGTGAGCTTCCGCGACACATAGGGTGGTGATTTCTTCTACCACTTTCACTATGGACTTCTATTCGGGTGGCCAGGCGCATGGCTGGTCGGTATCGCTGCGATTGTGATGCTCATCACCCTCGCCACCGGCGTGTGTGATAGTCGGTGGACATACAAGGACGTGGTGATGGTTCGTCTTCGGCCTTTTCCACGCGCTTGGTTGGATGCTCACAACCTGACTGGCATTCTCGTCATCCCGTTTCATCTGATGATTGTCGTCACGGGTCTCGCGATGTTTTGGTCGATTTATATGCCGGTGGACCTCCCATTTCTCCGCGAAAGCGAAAACATCCTGCCTCTGCTTTCCATTCTGCACTTCGCGCAATTCGGGGGCCGTCCGATGCGGTGGCTCTATTTCATTATGGGATTAGCGGCCACCGTGATGATTGCGACAGGACTCGTCCTATGGACCACCAAGCGGCAGAGAACTCAAGCGGGCCGTTCAAGCCAGACGGGGTATCGCATCGTTGAAGTCCTCAATGTCGCCACAGTAGCAGGATTACCGGTAGGCGTGGCGGCGTTCTTCTGGGCTAATCGACTCTTGCCCATGGCACTGACTGAATGATCGCTCTGGGAGATTCGCTGTTTCTTTATCGTCTGAGGCCTGTGTCTTATCCATAGTCTTCTCTCCCGAGGTTCCATCAAGGCTTGGAGAGATCAACTGTACGGGTCTGCGTGCCTGTTGGGATCCTTGCCCCTGCTCAATGGATTGACGACAAACAGTCATCTGTTGACGACGGTACCAAAGGCGCAATGGGCGATAGCGGGTGTTGACCTGACGGGGCTCACGGTGGGTACGTTGCTCGGCTGGACTGCTCGACGGGTCGGAAAGAGGGCGTTAAGGAATCACGAATAAACACATCATTTCATCCGGCAAAATGTGCAGTTGTCATATACAATTACAATTGGCATCTATCAATTGCTGTCCAATCTTGATCGCTTTGGTATGGGCTTCCTCTTCAGATTCGCTGGCTGCGCCAATTGTCTGTATAAGCTGCGGCTCGTCTGCCCCCTCGGATGCTGGGGGCCAGATGGTGGTTTCAAGCAGCCAACTGGTCCCAATGCGACGTGCCGCACTGACGATCTTTCTCCCGTTGTGTAGTATCTCCATAGCCCCTGCTCCTGTGCCCTATCACAACTAGCCTCACTGCATCTTTCGCCGTCCGTAGTTCTATGCGTCGGTCAGCCCTGAGGCGAGTCCAAAAATTACTCCTTTCTCTGCTTGAAATCACCAAGGTTATACAGCTGCCCACAGGCTCTCGGGAAGGAAGACACATGCCAGGCACCACGTCTCACAAAGACCGTCCCGCCAATCGGAGTCACAGCCCGTTGAACAGATAAGTACCGAGAACAAACTGGCGCAGTATCAGCGACGTCGCAAATCGCGCTCATTAAAAGAGCGTTTTGCTGAACTGCTATGGAGTCCAGAAGGAATGAGTTTCACTGCGCCGCATGCGCCGGACGATTCGGCAGCATTGCACAGAAAGCTGGGATGGCAGAAAAGAAAGACTTCAGGAGATCCTACAGCGCTTAGAACAACCAATTGTGGGACTGGAACGGCGTCTGATCTCGAAGCCGCCGAAAAAAGCACCGAATGAATCCTACAACCGTCGCCTATGCACATGGCCATCTTGCTCCTAAGACGGCACTCTGTTAAGGTGTGCCTCCATCTTTACTTCTACACTGGACATCAATATCTCTGAATGGTCTGGGACCCAAAAGATCCGTGGGGCAAAAAGCCTGATCCACTTGAAGAGGCTTTCAAGCAGGCCCAATCGCAATTCAAGAACATTTTCCCTCCCGGTGGGTTGAAAAATATCCTACCATCAGGCGGCATCGTGAACCTCGCCATTGCCGCCTTGCTGATCGTCCTGGTCTGGCAGAGCGTGTTTATCGTTGCACCGGATGAAGAGGGTGTCGTGAAACGGTTCGGCGTTCCGGTCCGTACGGTGGAACCGGGCCCTCACTTCAAGATCCCTCTCGCTGAAACCGTCCTCCAGCCGAAGGTCGCCAAACTCTATCGCGTGGAGGTCGGTTTCCGCACCAATCAGCAAGGCCGCCAACAGATGGTACCTCAGGAAGCCTTGATGCTGACCGGCGATATGAACATCCTTGCGATCGAATTCATCGTTCAGTACAAGATCAAAGAAGCCCGCAACTTCCTGTTCAACGTGGCCGATATCCATGAGACCATCGGTAAAGCAGCTGAGGCCTCCATGCGAGAAGTGGTCGGCAAGAGCAAGATTGACGAAACCCTGACCACCGGGAAAGCGGTGATTCAGCAAGATACCATGACCTTGCTCCAGACGATCCTCGACCAGTATCAGGCCGGCGTACAGATCGCCGCAGTGCAACTCCAAGACGTCGATCCTCCAGAAGCCGTTGCTGCCGCGTTCAAAGACGTGACGAACGCCAAAGAAGACCGGGAAAAGCTCATCAACCAGGCGCAAGGGTACCGCAACGACATCATTCCGAGGGCAAAGGGTGAAGCCGCTGAACTGGTCAACCGGGCAAGGGGGTTTGCTCAGGCGCGCGTCAATCGTGCTCAGGGCGAGACGAATCGGTTCCTCGCCACCTTGAAGGAGTACAACCAAGCGAAGGATGTCATCAGCAAACGCATCTATATCGAAACCTTGGAAGAAATCCTTCCCCATATGGAGAAGATCATCATCGAGGGGAAAGGCGGGGAGCGCCTCTTGCCGTATCTTCCGCTGGACCGTCTCTCCAAACCTGTGTCCACACCCACTGCCAAACCGGTCCCACAACCTGAGAGCGAGGAACCCAGGCCTGACCCATCGTCCACCCTAAGGTCAAGGAACACCAGGCCATGACGAAGCAAGGATTGGTGATCGCACTCCTCGCTGTGACGGTTGCGCTGTTTGTACTTGGGGCTTCCCCCCTCTTCGTCGTGGATGTGATCCAGACTGCGATCGTCGTGCAACTCGGGAAGCCCGTTCGAAACATCACTGAGCCGGGGCTGTACGTGAAAATACCGTTTGTTCAGGAGGTCACGTACTTCGAGAAACGACTGTTAGACTACGATTCGAGTGCCCAGGATGTCATCACCGAGGACAAGAAGACGCTGCTCCTGGACAACTTCGCCAAATGGCGAATCACTGACCCCTTGAAGGTGTATCAGGCGTTCCAAAGCCAGCGCGGTGCTCTTCAACGGCTGCACGACATCATCTATTCTGAACTCCGCGTGGAGTTAGGTCGACACGACCTGATTGAGATCGTCTCAAGCACGAGGGCCGACATCATGAAGGTGGTCACCGCACGAGCGAACGAAAAGGCCTCGGCGTACGGCATTGAAATTCAGGATGTGCGGATCAAGCGTGCCGACTTGCCGGAACAGAACGAGAAGGCGGTCTTTGCACGCATGCAAGCCGAACGGGAACGGCAGGCCAAGCAATATCGCGCTGAAGGAGCAGAGGAAGCGCAAAAAATCCGATCGGAAGCCGAAAAAGACCGCGAAATTATCCTCGCCCAGG
Protein-coding regions in this window:
- a CDS encoding protease modulator HflC yields the protein MTKQGLVIALLAVTVALFVLGASPLFVVDVIQTAIVVQLGKPVRNITEPGLYVKIPFVQEVTYFEKRLLDYDSSAQDVITEDKKTLLLDNFAKWRITDPLKVYQAFQSQRGALQRLHDIIYSELRVELGRHDLIEIVSSTRADIMKVVTARANEKASAYGIEIQDVRIKRADLPEQNEKAVFARMQAERERQAKQYRAEGAEEAQKIRSEAEKDREIILAQAYKESEELRGGGDAKAFRIYADAYRQDQKFFEFTRSMEAYKSAFKDGSTLVMSPDSEFFRYLKQR